The nucleotide window GATGAGATGTGGGGGCCTCGGCTGGCGACCCTGGCTCCGTGACATCCCTCTCTCCTGGAACTGCCTTCTTGGGAAACATGACCTGCACCATGCCCCCCTTGAAAACCAACACCGCCGCTTGGTCCGCCTGGGAAAAAAGGCTGTTTCTCCCGGGAAAATCGCGGCGGAAAACCGGCGGCAGGGCCCCGTCTCGCTCCCCTGGCTAAGGCGCGATCGCCGCCTGCCTTCCGCAGCGACAGGCCGTTACGCGGCGTCGGCGGCGACGCCGTCGATCCACAGCCGGACATCGGCGTCGCGCGCCTGGCGGCGCGTGACCTCCGCGGCCCCCTCGCAGGCGACGAGCGGAATCACCCGCAGCCCCGCCTTTTCGAGGACACCGGCCCGACGCTTCGCGCGGATCACGTCTTCAGCGTCGGCCGTCACCGAGGCCTCGATCACCAGATGAAACCCTTCGCCGCCGATCACCCCCGAGGCGATCGCGTCGGCCCGGAGCAGGTCGGTGAGCTCGCTGTCGGTCACGCGCGACTCGATCCGGTCGATGAGCTCGCCGATGTCGACGAGACGGGCACGGCGGAGAAACAATCCGAGATAGGCCGGCAGCCGGTCGCGGAACTTCTGCTCGAAGCAATCGCCGACGACCTTGTCGACGCGGACCGAGAGGCGCTGGAGCGTTTCCTCGGTCCGCTTCTGGGCCTCGGCCAATTCACCGACCCGCTCATCGGTGCGGCGCTGGGCCACGGCCAATTCACCGACCCGCTCGTCGGTGCGGCGCTGGGCTTCGGCCAATTCACCGACCCGCTCATCGGTGCGGCGCTGGGCTTCGGCCAATTCACCGACCCGCTCGTCGGTGCGGCGCTGGGCTTCGGCCAGCTCCGCGATCCTGGCTTCCGTGCGCCCCTGTGCCTCGGCCAACTCCGCGACCCGCTCATCGGTGCGGCGCTGGGCATCGGCCAAACTGACGAGCGTTCCCGACACGCGGGCCAGGTCAGCGTCGATCGCATCGCGGAGCGAGCGGAGGTCGTCTTTCGTCACCGTCTCCCGCAGCTCGTCGAACATCGAGCCGAGCGTCGCCGCCAACGAACGGGCCGCCGCCTCGCCGAGGCTCTCGCGCAGCTCTTCGTAGATGCGAAACGGATCCATCGCCGACCTCCGCGCGCGGGAAACGCCCCAGGCAGCCGGAACGCCCCTGAGTGTACACGCGTCTATGAGGGGCCATCAATCGGGGCGTCCGTGGAATGCGCACCGCCCGCAGGCCGACGGTCCACTAGCGCCGCTCGGGGAGCTTGACGTTCAGCCGGTAGCGCTCCTCCAGCCCGCGGATCCAGGCGTCGGAGGCACGGAACAACTGGTCCTGGGCGACCATCGCGATCGAGCGCTGGTCGTTGCGGGCGGCGACGAACGCCTCGCGGAGGGCATCCTCTGCCGGGGCCACCGACACCAGCCGGATCACGTAGCAGACCGTCCGCGGCTCGTTGAAGGCGATCGTCACCTGCCCCGGCTCGAGGCCGTGGACCGCGCTCATGAACTCCTCTCCCGGCATCGACACTCCCTCGGGCTGCGAGAGCGTCGGTTGGCCGCCGGTGAACGTGTCTTCGAGCCAGGTGAACGGACCGACGGTGGAGACGGTCGCGGCGCTGTCGCCCGCGAATACCTCGGCGAGCGGCTTGCCGGCGGCCCGGGCCTTCTCGGCGAGCCCCTCGGCCTTCTGCTTCGCCAGCCCACGCCCCTCGACGATCCGCCAGGCGCGCTCCACCTCGGGGCGGACCTCGTCGAACTCCGGAACGTAGTCGGGCTCGTCGGCCGTCTTCCAGGAGATAAAGCGGTTGCCCTCGAAATCGCGGCTGGTCATCGCCCGGTAGAGCCCCGTGTCGGGGCCGTACATCATGTCGAGCCAGCCGATGTCGCGGCGGCCGAAGCGATTGGACGGATCGGGGACGATCTCGAAGCTCCGCGCCGGGCCGCCCGCCTCGACGGCCGCGGCCGCCGCCAACGGCCCGTCGGAGCGCCCCGCCTCGAGGCCCTGGCGGACGGCGATCGCGTCGATATCGGGGGGAACGGGCGCCGCCGCGGCACTGCCCCCCTGGGCCTGCCACAGCGCCCGATCCTGGGAGTAGCCTGCGAGGTCGCTGACGATCAGCTTGAAGAGCGTGTCGATCCGGTCGGCGGCTTTCTGCCGGGCCAGCGTCTCGACGATCCGCTCGCGGACCTTGTCGAGCGGCTCGAACTGCGCCGCGTCGGGCGCGGTCTCGGTCGCCGCCGGCGCCGGGGCGGCAGGAGCCGGCTCGGCAGCCGCGGGGGCCGGCTCGGCTGGAGGCGCGGTGGGGGCCGCTGCGGGCACAGCAGGCGCAGGATCCGCGGCGGGCTTCTCATCAGCAGGCGCAGGATCCGCGGCGGGCTTCTCATCAGCAGGCGCAGGATCCGCGGCGGGCTTCTCATCAGCAGGCGCAGGATCCGCGGCGGGCTTCTCATCAGCAGCGGCGGCCGGGGCACTCTCTTGGCGGAACGCCACGGTGACGGCGCGGAGGCGGCGCGGCTGCACGCCGGCGCTCTCCGGCGGAGCGGGGGCGTCGGCCGGTGGCTCGGCCGGCTTGTCGGCGGCGGCCGGTTCGGCGGCCGGCGCGTCGGCGGCGGGCACGGCCGGCGCGGGTTCTGCAGCGGGCGCCGGCTCGGCGGGCGCGGCCGGCGGGGTCGCCTCGGGAGCGGCGGCGGGCGGCGCGGCCTCCGGCGCCGCGGGGGGCGTGGCCTCGGTGGAGGGCACGCTCGCGGCGGGGCGGGCACGGAACAGCGTCGTCTTGTTCTTCTCGTAGTAGGCGGCGATCTCGTCGTCGGTGACTTTCGCCTTCTCCTCGTTCTCGAACGTCTCGCGCTTCGCCATCAGGTATTCGTAGCGCACGCGGCGCGGCTGCCGAAACCCCGGGTCGGCGCTCCGTGCCCGCGGGAAGGCGTCGCGGTAGGTGGAGAAAAACGACTTCAGCTTCGCGGCGTCGGGGAGCGCCACGGCGTCGGCGACGCTCTCCACGGGCACGGTTACCAGCTCGACGGTCGCCTCTTGGCGGAGCCGCCGGAAGGAGTCCCAGCGCCAGCCCGGCGGATCGCTTCCCAGGCTGCGCTCGAAGAGCCCGAACTGCGTCCGCGCGATCAGCTCGCGCCGCACGGCGTCGAACAGGTCGCGCTCGTTGACGGGCATGTCGCCGATCCGGAGCCGCGACATGATCTGCGCGAATTGCTCGGGGCGTACCCGGTCGCCGGTCCACTCGCGGAGGAAGCGATTGACCGCGTCGTCGCTGAGGTCGATGCCGTTGCGCTTCGCCTCCTCGACGACCACCATCCGCTGGAGGATCTGCCGCTCGTCGAGCGGGGCGAAGTCAGGCATCTGCCGTGGGTCGCGCCCGGCGGCGGCCGCGGCCATCCCGAGGAACTGGTTGGTGGCGATGTTCATCCCCAGCATCCGCTGGAGGTCGCCGATGTGGACCGTGCCCCCCGACCAGGTCGCCGCCACCGCCTCGCCCCTCGGGCTGCCGTCGCCGGCCCCCATCTGGAGGAACGGGGGCAGGACGAAGAAGGCGATCATCGCCATGATCGCCAGGCACACCAGCATCCAGTGCTGGTGTTTCCGGAAACTCTTGAGCGGCAGGGCCATACGACGAGGGCTCCACCCCGGCTGGAACACCGCCGAGGCTTGACAAGGGAAGAGAGGGCAGGGTAACGCTGTCGGAGCCCTCCAAACAGGCCGACGATTGTAGGTCGGCCCCTCCGGGCGCCAATCCCGGAACCGTGCCCCAGGGGATCCCCACCCCCTCTCCCCATCCCCTGCCATGGCCAAGAAACCTTTCCCGACCCGGCGCCGTGCTTCCGGGGCCGGCGACGACGCCGTCCGCCCGCCCACCGGCGATTACCAACTCGTGATCGTCGAGAGCCCCGCCAAGGCGAAGACGATCGAGAAGTACCTCGGCCCGGGCTTCGTCGTGAAGGCGTCGATCGGGCACATCCGCGACCTGCCGAGCAAGGCGCCCAAGGGCTCGAAGCAGCCGGTCCCGGGCGTCGACCTCGACCACGACTTCACCCCCACCTACGAGATCGACAGCGACAAGACGCGCACCGTGACCGAGCTCCGCAAGCTCGCCAAGGGGGCCAGCGACGTCTGGTTCGCCACCGACCTCGACCGCGAGGGGGAGGCGATCGCCTGGCACCTCACGCAGGTCCTCGGGGTCGATCCCGCCCGCGCCAAGCGCGTGACGTTCGACGCGATCACCAAGGCCGAGGTCCAGCGCGCCTTCCAGGCACCCCGGGCGATCAACATGCCGCGCGTCGAGGCCCAGCAGGCGCGGCGGATCGTCGACCGGATCGTCGGCTACCGGGTGTCGCCGATCCTCTGGAAGAAGGTCGCCGGAGGCCTCTCCGCGGGGCGCGTGCAGAGCGTGGCGACGCGGATCGTGGTCGAGCGCGAGCAGGAGATCCGCGCCTTCACGCCGGCCGAGTCGTGGGAGATCACCGGGCTGATGACGTTCGACGTCGCCGCGGGGCCGCGGCTCCACGAGCAGTGGAACGCGTTCATGGCCAAGCGCGACGAGCGCGGCCGGCCGCCGCTGGTGCGCGAGCGGATGGCCTGGCTCGCCGATCAGCGGAGCTTGACCTGCGACCTCGTCGAGGTCGGCGGCCGGCCGGTGAAGATCGAGGCCGAGAGCACCGACGACGTCGACATCGCCGGCGAAGCGCGGGCCGCCGCCGAGGCGGCCGGGCTGACGGCGATCGAGGTCGTGCGCGAGACCGACGAATCGGCCAAGGGGCGCGGCCGCAACGTCGTCCGCCTCGTCGGCCGCCCCGATCCCGCCGCCCGCTACACCGTCGAGTCGATCGACGTCACGCGCACCCGGTCGCGGCCGTTTCCGCCGTTCATCACCAGCACCCTCCAGCAGGCCGCGTCGAGCCGGCTGGGGATGTCGACCGACCGGACGATGCGGATCGCCCAGCAGCTCTACGAGGGGATCGACATCCCCGGTGAGGGCCGGGTCGGCCTGATCACCTACATGCGCACCGACTCGACCAACCTCTCGCGCGAGGCGGTCGAGATGGCGCGGCGGTACCTCGACGAGAAGCACGGCTCGGCCTACGTGCCGGAGAAGCCGCGGATGTACGCCAGCTCCAACGAGAGCGCCCAGGAAGCCCACGAGGCGATCCGGCCGACCGACGCCTTCCGCGACCCCGACCGGATCGCGGCGGCGCTCTCGGACGAGCAGAACCGGCTGTACCGGCTGATCTGGCAGTGCTTCGTCGCCTGCCAGTCGACCGACGCCGAGTGGGACTCGACCGCGGTCCGGATGCGGCGCGGCGACCGCGACACCGGGGCGGTGTTCAAGGCCACGGGGCGCGTGCTGCGCTTCGACGGCTTCTACGCCGTCAGCGGCACGCCGCGCGACGACGGCGACCAGGTGCTGCCGGCGTTCGACAAGGGGGCCAGCCTGGCGCCACTGGCGATCGAGCCGCGGCAGAAGTTCCAGGCGCCGCCGCCGCGCTACACCGAGGCGACGCTCGTCAAGAAGATGGAGGAGGAGGGGATCGGCCGCCCCTCGACCTACGCCAGCATCATCAACGTCATCGAGAACCGCGGCTACGTCACCCAAACCGACCGGCGGTTCCACGCGACGGCGATCGGCGAGGCGGTGACGGGGTTTCTGAAGCGGGGATTCCGCGACCAATTCATCGAGATCGGCTACACGCGCGAGATCGAGCGTGAGCTCGACCAGGTGGCGCAGGGCACGAAGAAGTGGACGGAGATGCTCCACGAGTTCCACGACGAGCTTTGCCCGAAGCTCGACGAGGCGATGACGCAGGCCCACGAGAAGGCCAAGTCGGATCCCTCCCCCTACGCCTGCCCGGAATGCGGCCGCCGGCTCGAGTACCGGCTCGGCGGCAAGGGGGAGTTTCTCTCCTGCTCCGGCTACAACGAGAAGATCGTCGAGGCCCCGGCCGCGGCGGCGAAGCCGGCGCGCAAGGGGGCGAAGCCGGCCCGCGTGGCGAAGCTGAAGGAGAAGCCCGCCTGCACGTTCGCGATGCCGGTCGACCGCCAGCGCCGGCCGCTGCTCCCGGAGCAGATCGACCTCCTCTCGCCGGCCGGCGTGCCGATGGTCAAGCGCACGGGACGGTTCGGCGACTTCCTCGTCGAAGACAAGCCGCGGCCGCCGCGGCCGAAGGGGAAGAAGGCCACCGAGGCGGCCGCCGAACCGCCGCCGTTCATCCTCAACCTCGACCGCAAGGGGAACCTCAAGTTTCCCGCGCCACCGCCGCTGGTGACCGACATCGCCTGCTCGAAGTGCGGCGAGATGATGAACCTCCGCGACGGCAAGCGCGGGCCGTGGCTCGGCTGCCGGGCGTTTCCCAAGTGCCGGGGCCGCGAGGCCTTCGCCAAGCTCCCCGAGCCGCGCCGCAAGGAGCTCGAGCGCGAACTGGCCGCCCAGCTCGCCGGCCACACCAAGCTCACGCTCACGCGGCGCGACGGCGTCACGCCCGTGGCCGAGGGCACGCCGCTGTCGGCGCTGACGATGGAGGGGGGCGTCGCCACCCTCGCCCCATTCGCCGGCTGACGGCGCCGCCTACGCCAGCCACGGCGGCGGGCCGGCGAACGTCGTCGGCTGCTCGTCGAGCGCGACGGCCATCGCCGTGGCGTGGCTGCGGCAGTGGGAGATGCTCACCAGGACACAGCGGATCCCGAGGCGCGCCGCCACGTCGCCGGCGCCGCCGGAGAGCGCCGTGTGCGGGCGGCCGCCGGGGCCGGCCGTGACCTCGATGTCGCGCCAGCTGATCCCGCGCCGCCAGCCGGTGCCAAGCGCCTTGAGGACCGCCTCCTTGGCGGCCCAGCGGCCGGCGAAGTGCTGCGTGGCGAGCTTGCGGCTGCGGCAGTAGTCGATCTCGGCGGGGGTGTAGACACGGCCGACGAACAGCTCGCCATGGCGCTCGATCATCTGCGCGATCCGCAGGCACTCGGTGATGTCGGTGCCGATCCCGAGGACGTTCATACTTCCCCCCGCGGCGGCGCTGCCCCGGCCCCGCCCCGCCCCAGGCCGCAGGCGCGCCGGGCCCGGTCGAGCACCGCCCCGGCCTGCGCCCGCGCGTGCCGCGCCCCGGCGGCGAGGATCGCCTCGATCCGCCCCGGATCGCGCTCCAGCTCATCGCGGCGCTGCCGCGCCGCGGCGAAGTGGCGGGCGGCGGCGTCGACGAGCGCCTTCTTCACCTCGCCGTAGCCGAACCCGCCGCGGCGGTAGAGCGCCGCCATCGCCTCGCGCTCGGCGGGATCGGCGACCAGCGCGAACAGGTCGAAGAGGTGGTCGCCGTCCGGCTCCTTCGGCTGGTCCATGGGGCGCGAATCGGTGGTGATCCGCATGATCTTCTTCTTCTGGACGGCGAGGTCCTCGAAGACGTCGATCGTGTTGTCGTAGCTCTTGCTCATCTTCTGGCCGTCGGTGCCTGGGACGCGGGCCCCCGCCTCGACGAGCCGGGCCCGCGGCAGCGTGAACACGTCGCCGTAGAGATGGTTGAAGGTGCCGGCGAGGTCGCGGCAGACCTCGACGTGCTGGACCTGGTCCTCGCCGACGGGGACGACGGTGGCGTCGTAGGCGAGGATGTCGGCGCTCATCAGGACCGGGTAGGTGAACAAGCCCGCGTCGGCCGCCAGCCCGCGCGTCTTCTTGTCTTTGTAGGCGTGGCAGCGCTCGAGCAGGCCCATCGGCGTCACGGTCAAGAGCAGCCAGGTCAGCTCGGTGACCTCGGGCACGTCCGACTGCACGAACAGCGTCGCCCGGTCGGGGTCGAGCCCGAGGGCGATGAGGTCGACGGCGGCGTCGTGGACGAGCTGCCGCAGCCGGGCCGGCTCGCGGACGGTGGTCAGGGCGTGGAGGTCGGCGATGAAATAGAACGCGTCGTCGGCGGTCTGCAGCTCGATGTACTGCCGGATCGCGCCGAAGTAGTTGCCCCAGTGGAAGCGCCCCGTCGGCTGGATGCCGGAGAGGACGCGGACGGGGGGCGCGGGCGCGGCGGTCGACTCAGCGGGCATCGGGGGCGTCCTCGGGGACGGGGGCCGGGCAGGGGGCGGGGGCGGCCGGCAGGCGGAGGGAGCCGACGACCTCGGCGACATGGCGCGCACCGAGCTCGGCCAATGCGCCGGGGAGGGCGTCGAGGAGGCGGATCGAGGCCGTCGGGTCGGCGAAGTTGGCGGTGCCGATCTGGACGGCGCTGGCGCCGGCGACGAGGAACTCCATCACGTCGTCGATCGACATGATGCCGCCGATGCCTACGATCGGCAGGCCGACGGCGCGGTGCACCTGGTGCACGCAGCGCAGC belongs to Planctomycetota bacterium and includes:
- a CDS encoding DNA topoisomerase I (catalyzes the ATP-dependent breakage of single-stranded DNA followed by passage and rejoining, maintains net negative superhelicity) produces the protein MAKKPFPTRRRASGAGDDAVRPPTGDYQLVIVESPAKAKTIEKYLGPGFVVKASIGHIRDLPSKAPKGSKQPVPGVDLDHDFTPTYEIDSDKTRTVTELRKLAKGASDVWFATDLDREGEAIAWHLTQVLGVDPARAKRVTFDAITKAEVQRAFQAPRAINMPRVEAQQARRIVDRIVGYRVSPILWKKVAGGLSAGRVQSVATRIVVEREQEIRAFTPAESWEITGLMTFDVAAGPRLHEQWNAFMAKRDERGRPPLVRERMAWLADQRSLTCDLVEVGGRPVKIEAESTDDVDIAGEARAAAEAAGLTAIEVVRETDESAKGRGRNVVRLVGRPDPAARYTVESIDVTRTRSRPFPPFITSTLQQAASSRLGMSTDRTMRIAQQLYEGIDIPGEGRVGLITYMRTDSTNLSREAVEMARRYLDEKHGSAYVPEKPRMYASSNESAQEAHEAIRPTDAFRDPDRIAAALSDEQNRLYRLIWQCFVACQSTDAEWDSTAVRMRRGDRDTGAVFKATGRVLRFDGFYAVSGTPRDDGDQVLPAFDKGASLAPLAIEPRQKFQAPPPRYTEATLVKKMEEEGIGRPSTYASIINVIENRGYVTQTDRRFHATAIGEAVTGFLKRGFRDQFIEIGYTREIERELDQVAQGTKKWTEMLHEFHDELCPKLDEAMTQAHEKAKSDPSPYACPECGRRLEYRLGGKGEFLSCSGYNEKIVEAPAAAAKPARKGAKPARVAKLKEKPACTFAMPVDRQRRPLLPEQIDLLSPAGVPMVKRTGRFGDFLVEDKPRPPRPKGKKATEAAAEPPPFILNLDRKGNLKFPAPPPLVTDIACSKCGEMMNLRDGKRGPWLGCRAFPKCRGREAFAKLPEPRRKELERELAAQLAGHTKLTLTRRDGVTPVAEGTPLSALTMEGGVATLAPFAG
- the acpS gene encoding holo-[acyl-carrier-protein] synthase, which gives rise to MNVLGIGTDITECLRIAQMIERHGELFVGRVYTPAEIDYCRSRKLATQHFAGRWAAKEAVLKALGTGWRRGISWRDIEVTAGPGGRPHTALSGGAGDVAARLGIRCVLVSISHCRSHATAMAVALDEQPTTFAGPPPWLA
- the trpS gene encoding tryptophan--tRNA ligase, whose product is MPAESTAAPAPPVRVLSGIQPTGRFHWGNYFGAIRQYIELQTADDAFYFIADLHALTTVREPARLRQLVHDAAVDLIALGLDPDRATLFVQSDVPEVTELTWLLLTVTPMGLLERCHAYKDKKTRGLAADAGLFTYPVLMSADILAYDATVVPVGEDQVQHVEVCRDLAGTFNHLYGDVFTLPRARLVEAGARVPGTDGQKMSKSYDNTIDVFEDLAVQKKKIMRITTDSRPMDQPKEPDGDHLFDLFALVADPAEREAMAALYRRGGFGYGEVKKALVDAAARHFAAARQRRDELERDPGRIEAILAAGARHARAQAGAVLDRARRACGLGRGGAGAAPPRGEV